A single region of the Lotus japonicus ecotype B-129 chromosome 4, LjGifu_v1.2 genome encodes:
- the LOC130714754 gene encoding probable inositol transporter 2, with product MEGGVPEVDISAFRECLSLSWKNPYVLRLAFSAGIGGLLFGYDTGVISGALLYIRDDFKAVEQKTWLQEAIVSTAIAGAILGAAVGGWMNDRFGRKFSIIIADILFFIGSVILASAPNPAVLLVGRVFVGLGVGMASMASPLYISEASPTKVRGALVALNSFLITGGQFLSYLINLAFTTTPGTWRWMLGVAAAPAVIQVALMFFLPESPRWLFRKGREEEAKEILRKIYAPDMVEAEIQALEESVALEKKESEGEKVTLMTLLKTKSVRRGLYAGVGLQFFQQFVGINTVMYYSPTIVQLAGYASNRTALLLSLITSGLNAFGSILSIFFIDRTGRKKLALISLCGVVFSLVLITWSFRLTETHSPMISAVETSSFNSTCPAFSHAVNPAEWNCMKCLKASPKCGFCASASDKLSPGACLLSDDNTRTQCQKVHHRPWYTQGCPSKLGFLALGGLALYIIFFSPGMGTVPWVVNSEIYPLRYRGICGGIASTTVWVSNLVVSQSFLSLTQTIGTAWTFMMFGIIAIIGIFFVLIFVPETKGVPMEEVESMLNKRAVHLKFWEKTSGGEKN from the exons ATGGAAGGAGGAGTCCCTGAGGTTGATATCTCAGCCTTTCGGGAATGTTTGTCTCTTTCATGGAAGAACCCTTATGTCCTTCGCCTCGCTTTCTCTGCTGGAATTGGTGGCCTTCTCTTTGGCTATGACACtg GGGTGATATCAGGGGCTCTTCTGTACATCAGAGATGATTTCAAAGCTGTAGAACAGAAAACATGGCTTCAG GAAGCCATAGTGAGTACTGCAATTGCTGGAGCAATTCTAGGTGCTGCAGTAGGTGGATGGATGAATGATCGTTTCGGAAGGAAATTTTCGATCATCATTGCCGATATACTATTTTTTATTGGCTCTGTGATCTTGGCGTCTGCTCCCAACCCAGCTGTTCTCCTTGTTGGCCGTGTTTTTGTTGGCCTTGGCGTCGGAATGGCTTCAATGGCGTCACCCCTCTACATTTCGGAGGCTTCACCGACTAAGGTTCGCGGAGCCCTTGTGGCTCTCAACAGTTTCCTCATCACTGGCGGACAATTCCTTTCCTACCTCATAAACTTGGCCTTCACTACG ACACCAGGGACATGGAGGTGGATGCTTGGGGTAGCTGCAGCACCTGCTGTAATCCAAGTGGCCCTAATGTTTTTCCTCCCAGAATCACCGCGTTGGCTCTTCCGAAAG GGAAGGGAGGAGGAAGCAAAAGAAATTCTGAGAAAGATTTACGCCCCTGACATGGTCGAAGCCGAGATTCAAGCTCTGGAGGAGTCAGTTGCCTTGGAAAAGAAGGAATCAGAAGGCGAAAAGGTCACCCTGATGACACTGCTGAAAACCAAATCTGTGAGGAGAGGTTTGTATGCAGGAGTGGGCCTCCAATTCTTCCAGCAGTTTGTGGGGATCAACACTGTCATGTACTACAGCCCGACCATTGTTCAGTTAGCTGGTTACGCGTCGAATCGGACAGCCCTGCTTCTATCTCTGATCACTTCTGGGCTGAATGCATTTGGTTCAATTCTGAGCATTTTCTTCATTGACAGAACTGGGAGGAAGAAACTTGCTTTGATCAGTTTGTGTGGTGTTGTTTTTTCCCTGGTCCTAATCACTTGGTCATTCAGATTGACTGAAACTCATTCCCCAATGATCAGTGCAGTGGAAACCTCTAGCTTTAATAGCACCTGCCCTGCTTTCAGCCATGCTGTGAATCCTGCTGAATGGAATTGCATGAAGTGCCTCAAGGCTTCACCAAAATGTGGTTTTTGTGCATCTGCATCTGACAAG CTTTCACCTGGGGCATGTTTGCTCTCTGATGACAACACAAGGACTCAATGTCAAAAAGTTCACCACAGGCCTTGGTACACTCAGGGATGCCCAAGCAAATTGGGTTTTCTTGCATTGGGTGGCCTTGCACTTTACATCATATTCTTCTCACCAGGGATGGGAACTGTTCCATGGGTTGTCAACTCTGAAATCTATCCTTTAAGGTACCGCGGAATCTGCGGCGGGATTGCTTCAACAACAGTTTGGGTTTCAAATCTGGTTGTTTCCCAGTCCTTCTTGTCCCTGACACAAACCATTGGAACTGCATGGACATTCATGATGTTTGGAATTATTGCTATTATTGGCATTTTCTTTGTGCTCATTTTCGTGCCGGAAACCAAGGGAGTTCCAATGGAGGAAGTTGAGAGTATGCTCAATAAAAGAGCTGTGCATTTGAAGTTTTGGGAAAAGACAAGTGGTGGGGAGAAGAATTGA
- the LOC130714909 gene encoding probable inositol transporter 2 yields MEGGVVEADVSAFRECLSLSWKNPYVLRLAFSAGIGGFLFGYDTGVISGALLHIRDDFKAVDRKTWLQEAIVSMALAGAIIGASVGGWVNDRFGRKKAILFADALFFAGSVIMAAATNPSILIVGRVFVGLGVGMASMAAPLYISEASPTRVRGALVSLNGFLITGGQFLSYLINLAFTKAPGTWRWMLGVAAVPAVLQIILMIMLPESPRWLFRKGREEEGKAIIRKIYPPQEAEAEAEIVTLKESVELEIKEAEVSDKISIIKMLKTTTVRRGLYAGMGLQIFQQFVGINTVMYYSPAIVQLAGFASNRTALLLSLFTAGLNAFGSILSIYFIDKTGRKKLLLFSLSGVVLALVVLTVVFHQSTSHSPMVSAFETSQFNNTCPDYSSAVNPGGWDCMKCLKASPDCGFCANGANKLLPGACLISNDSTKDQCHKEHRLWYTRGCPSKSGWLAIIGLALYIIFFSPGMGTVPWVVNSEIYPLRYRGICGGMASTSNWVSNLIVSQSFLSLTQAIGTSNTFMIFIFITVAAIVFVIIFVPETKGLPMEEVERMLEGRTLNFKFWQKNSKSGKEVLKQKTQST; encoded by the exons ATGGAAGGAGGAGTGGTGGAAGCTGATGTGTCTGCTTTCAGAGAATGCTTGTCTCTTTCATGGAAAAATCCTTATGTTCTTCGCCTTGCTTTCTCTGCTGGAATTGGTGGCTTTCTCTTTGGCTATGACACTG GAGTTATATCTGGAGCCCTCTTGCACATCAGAGATGATTTCAAAGCTGTGGATAGAAAGACTTGGTTGCAG GAAGCAATAGTGAGCATGGCCCTTGCTGGAGCAATCATAGGTGCTTCAGTTGGTGGATGGGTCAACGACCGATTCGGAAGGAAAAAAGCAATCCTATTTGCAGACGCCCTCTTCTTCGCTGGGTCTGTGATCATGGCTGCTGCTACAAACCCATCCATTCTCATCGTCGGTCGAGTTTTTGTTGGCCTTGGTGTTGGAATGGCCTCCATGGCAGCCCCATTGTACATCTCTGAAGCTTCTCCGACGAGGGTTCGAGGAGCCCTCGTTAGTCTCAATGGATTTCTCATCACTGGAGGACAATTCCTCTCCTATCTCATCAACTTGGCCTTCACAAAA GCACCAGGAACATGGAGGTGGATGTTAGGAGTAGCAGCAGTACCAGCTGTGTTACAAATCATACTGATGATCATGCTACCAGAATCACCACGTTGGCTGTTCAGAAAG ggaagagaagaagaaggtaaAGCAATTATAAGGAAGATTTACCCGCCCCAGGAAGCCGAAGCCGAAGCCGAAATTGTCACTTTGAAGGAATCAGTAGAACTTGAAATCAAGGAAGCAGAAGTTTCTGATAAAATCAGCATAATCAAAATGCTGAAGACTACAACTGTGAGAAGAGGTTTATACGCCGGAATGGGGCTTCAAATTTTCCAGCAGTTTGTGGGGATCAACACTGTCATGTACTACAGCCCTGCCATTGTTCAGTTAGCCGGTTTTGCGTCCAATCGAACTGCGCTTCTTCTGTCACTCTTCACGGCCGGGCTAAATGCGTTTGGCTCTATTTTGAGCATATACTTCATAGACAAGACAGGGAGGAAGAAGCTTCTGCTGTTCAGTTTGTCTGGGGTTGTTTTGGCTTTGGTTGTTTTAACTGTTGTGTTCCATCAGAGCACAAGTCACTCTCCAATGGTTAGTGCATTTGAAACCTCTCAGTTCAATAATACTTGTCCAGATTACAGTTCAGCTGTGAACCCTGGTGGATGGGATTGCATGAAATGCTTGAAGGCTTCTCCAGATTGTGGCTTTTGTGCTAATGGAGCTAACAAG CTTCTACCTGGGGCTTGTTTGATCTCCAATGACAGCACAAAGGACCAATGCCATAAAGAACACAGGCTATGGTACACAAGAGGATGTCCTAGTAAATCTGGATGGCTTGCAATAATAGGCCTTGCACTCTACATCATATTCTTCTCACCCGGGATGGGAACCGTGCCCTGGGTTGTCAACTCTGAGATTTACCCTCTAAGGTATCGAGGAATCTGCGGAGGAATGGCGTCtacatcaaattgggtctcGAATCTCATCGTTTCTCAGTCATTTCTATCCTTGACACAAGCGATTGGGACGTCAAATACATTCATGATATTCATATTCATCACTGTTGCTGCCATTGTCTTTGTGATTATTTTTGTGCCGGAGACGAAAGGGCTTCCCATGGAAGAGGTGGAGAGGATGCTAGAAGGGAGAACTCTTAACTTCAAGTTTTGGCAGAAAAATTCTAAATCTGGAAAAGAAGTGTTGAAACAAAAGACTCAGTCAACTTAA